GTGTAAGCATGGAGTAGGGCTTCTGCCTGTTGCCTGCTTTCCACCCCAGCTGGCATGGGCTGCGGAACTGAGGATTACTAAAGACTGATGGTATGTGCACATAAAATACTGATGCTTCATGGATCATGAGAAAAACTCTTGTACTAGTTAGCAGAAGCAGTCACATTATAGTTGAGCTACATCAGCCTTGCTTGATACACATAATATAGTATTTGTACTACAACATTTTGACAACTGACAATAAGGCCAATAGTTTCTGGTTGTCATATTAAAGGCAGACTAGTTTTATGGAAAGGTTGTTTAATTTGGACCCAGAGAAATCTCAAATATTCAGCTATTATGACCTGCTGTAGACCTAATTCAGGGGATCTCtgaactgtagctcagtgcttGAGAGTGGACTTCCTTACCCAATGTAGAGCACATTTTCTATTCCTGCTTTAATTGAGGTTAAGAGATATTTGAAACCAGTGTTAACCACCTCAGTAGCATTACCCACAGTTTTGCCAGGATCCATAACCTTCTTTCAACTTCTATTTGTGGTTAGCACTAACAATGACTAGTGCTGATGTATGTTTTAATGGCAATTAAGTTGGATGTGAGTGGAAAGTTGCTCTAGAGAAGGGGTGGAAGCCAACTCCTGATCACCTAACCTTGGCTAAGAGATCTCCAGTGACATACCTGCAGTAATATTCCGCACTGCATATTATGATGCTGCTGTTTTAGAAATAGATTCAAAGTGGTATTAAGAAAACTGTTTGACTTATTACTATGGATTTTTATTAGGAGCAATAGTAGCATACAGGTAGTAGAATAAGCTTATTTAGTGCTGCGTTAATGGCCAGTGGTTATGGAGAAAACCTTTTTTACCCTTGGGAAATGGCATGGGGCTTTTCAGCCCTTGGCagcatttcatttattatttctttacatcatgcctttcctcaaaggaggtcaaggcagcatacatagtTCCCACTCCCTGAATTCTTTAGGTTGATATACGGTGACTTACCCAttgtcacccattgagcttcatggctgcgtggggatttgaatctcTCTTTGATCCTATGTCAGTACTTAACCCAGCCTTCCCAAACCTTGGACCATGGCGCTGTTGGACTGCAAGTGCCATCATCCCTGTCCttcggccatgctggctagggatgatgggggttgtcaTCTAACTCATcccagattgggaaaggctgcttcAACCACTGTATTACACCACATTGCCTCTCAAATGAAGTtgaaatttatttttagaaaCCTGTTTTATTTTAGTATATGAATCGCTTGATTGTAAATTGTCAGCACTTTTCTGCTCTAAAAGTATAGTTATTTCTAACAGAAGTGAAGGATTGTATCCACCTAAGACCTACTCAGAGGAGATCTTAGTCATAACTAACtatgttcattattttcaatgggactACATCCAAATTTTTCTGAGTAATGTTTTCCCCTTGGAAGGCACCCATACAGAACCAGCACACTATTTAAATTTCCTTgggttaaataaaaaaaactctgATGCATGCAAGTactttttgaaatgaaaatggCACTCCTGTGCATGCActaatttccatttaaaaattattgtgcCAAATATTTTGAATTTGGGCCTTTAGAGGTCCATTTGTTGGATTCTGTGGAGGTATCTTTTGAAAAAGAAACTCAGGAAAGTATTGGTAGCTTCCATGATTCCTGCATATGCCCATCTCTGAAACTGTAGCCTAGTTTTCCTGTGCTCCACAAGAATTAAGGCAGGCATGGGAAACATGTATCTGGCCAGATGTTACTCAGCCCCAGCTCacattatctctgaccattggccatactggctatGGTTGATTGGAATTGGAGTccatcatcatctggagggccacaggttcctcaactCTGTGTTAGGGTTTATGTAACAAAAAGCAACATAACTGATCAGCATACTTGTGATACTTCACTGACAACAATGTTAGTACTTACCAGTAATCGATGGACTACTTAATGGTGTGTTCATAAAGTTTATTAACAGGTGCTATATTTTCTGCTTATAAAATTGATAGCTGATATTTCAATAAATTGCACAGATTATTTTTTGAGATGAATGATGGGATTAACATTACCTTTTTTGTCTGTCTAGCTATGTAGGAAATCTTTCCAGAGATGTGACTGAAGTACTTATACTTCAGTTATTCAGCCAAATTGGACCCTGCAAAAGCTGTAAAATGATAACAGAGGTAAGACTCTTTCAGTCTAGTCTATGTCagtattgtttcattttaaaattcaaGTAATTATTGATCCTGCTACCTAAAACATTTCTATTAGGGCTGCAGCAGTTAGTGATGATTGATTAATTGAATCAAAAAATCTTTTGGAAATGTGCCTTTTAAACATGCACTacatctttaaaatattatttttaaaatttttagcACATAAAAGTGCAGAGGGAGGCACAATCTTCCCctttctcctgctcaggaggaaaTGCCTCTTTTAAGATGGTGTCCATTATCTATAAATTATATAGATTATCTATATAGGATGTTCTTTCCTGTGAAACAATTGTTGTATGCAAATGAATTCATTTTTAATCAATTAAAACATGCAATTAATAACTAAGATTTCTTTAATTGCATAATATTGCTCTGACAGAAGGAATTTAAAAGATTTAGGTAAATGATTTTCAGGTCTGGAAACAACGGATGTAAGTTATTGTATGCAATAATAGTTGCATCTGAAGTATGTAtgctaaacatttttatttgaaatacTTGAGATACATGATATCTCTTGTACCATATTGATAAACACTACTATCCTTGTTTCATCAGGGTAATCAAAGTATGTTCCATCAGTTACAGTCATAACTTCACAAACAAAGCCAATATATTAAGCTTTGCCTGTTCTGGGATTCATTGTGTGACTCTGAGCAAGTTCAGGATCTGAGTGATGCTGTAAAAAGAAGAATAAGTCCAGGATTTTAAAGCATTATCATGCAAACACCTTTATAAATcagatatacagtacagtggaatTTTTTCGTCtggcggttttttcgtctagcgaagcggcaatgacagccgcgctccgctaaacggaaaaaaagacgaaaatttttcgtcttgcgaagcagccccattgactttttcgtcttgcggggcagcttccgctagacgaatgctgttcgtctagcgaggttttcgtctagcgaggcatttgtctagcggggcaccactgtacaatatcCATTGTTGGTCCTAGATACTCTGCTGACCTTTCTTGCTGCCtgctgtgcccccaccccaatgcttTTCACCACTGCTGAATATTTATCTTGTTTCACTAAAAGGCCACTTGAAAATAAAGAGGAATCAAAGTCAGGCTCTTTTTGGACCTAGAAAAGATAGGTGCTGCATGCCATTCCTATTTTACACCCTCATTTCTGGCTTTCATAGCTTCAGGAAAAGACTGTGCTTTTGACATGGCAACATACCTTACATTTTGATGAACCTTTTTATTGTTTCCCCCAAATAACCATTGCTAGATTGTTTGCTTTTAATAAGTACCTTGAAACTACGCTGGACATAATCCAGTAAAAAATACTGAAATCTCattgaaaataataaagaaattagTCTTGATCAACTTTTGCTAGTCCTATTGTGTGTCTGGGTATTCAGTGTCAGTGAGCTTACTGTTCCCCAGAGTGGACATTATTTTGAGTCCTACATTTGTTGGAGTTGCCCCAAGCAGAATTTTGGAATTACTTCCTGCTGTCTGTACTCTAGTTGTCAATTCCAGGGGCTGAGGTATTGCACATTTCCTATTGTTGGGGACATCTCCATTGACAAATCTCTCTGCAGGCATGACAGGGAGTCTGCAGTGGTGCAAGGGCCATCCTGCTGGCAGGTGTCTCTCTTTTCTACAATTTTAGGCCTTCTGGTGGTggcagatatgtgtgtgtgtgagagagagagagtccatttgacattcaaaaaccaaattacggcttctgattggctgcaggaatcagaagccgtggaagccccatcggacgttcaggttccaaaagaacgtttgcaaaccggaacaatcacttccggtttgcggtgttcaggagccaaaacgtccgagttccagggcgttcaggatccaaggtacaactgtattttactgtgttttatatatactgtaagctgcccagagtagctgggtattattattattattcccctatCTGCAGATTGCTAGATTGCTAGGTTGGTATATTTTGCTGTAAGACCCCAAAGTTCAAACTTCTAGTCTGTATCTTGGTTCTGTTACCTTGTAAAAGTTGCAAATATTTGTTCGTCCACCCCCAAAAATCTGGACCCTGGGAATTATGGGTGCTTGAGGTGCTACATGTGCATAACCAACTCTGTCTCTTTAGCTGCAGGAAATTGACCCCAGATATCAGGCAGAATTTTTCCTTCCATAAATATCATGTCTGAGAATTCAGTTTTTAAAGATTATGTGAATGAATGATCAAAGGCTGCATAGCCCAATCTAATAAAGGCAATCTTTATGCCAAAACAGACATTTGTGCACAGGTTTTTTTCTGGATCTAGTCGTAAGTGTGCAAAAGTGTGATAAACACTGTGTGCATTAAGTGTCCTTCTGTTGGATAAGTGCTGCATTTATACCCACCACATAGGCTGTGCCAATTTTGACAGCACTACTGACCTGTGACTGCTatgcctccctccccctcagCAGGTGATCAAGAATATTTCTGCTATCAGTACTATCTATTGGGAAGAGCAGCATTGTTATGTGCTGCTGTCTAGTTCAGGTTCACAGGGAAATGTTATATCTTAAACAGATAGTGTGAAACAAATGGACAACCATTCTTAAGGTTATTTTATAAGCGTGTGTAGTAATACTTCCTTTTCTAGCTTTAAGTAATATATTTTCCTGGATTTTCTTCTCAGCAACCCGATAGCAGAAGGGTCAACTCTTCTGTTGGATTTTCTGTTTTGCAGCATACAAGCAATGACCCTTATTGCTTTGTGGAATTTTATGAACACAGGGACGCAGCTGCTGCATTAGCTGCTATGAATGGGAGAAAAATTTTGGGAAAGGTacgttgcaaaaaaagaaaaagaaaacaaagaatgacACATAGCAAATGAAATGAATAGGTTAATTTATGATCCATGGCAAGCATTTTTGACCATGTTCTTACTTAGAAGTACCTTGAAAATTAACGTTGGTTGCTGTTATTATTGGAATAAGTCTATATCTTGATTGAATTTATGCATGTATTCTAAAATTATGTTTGTACtgatacttttctttttttcaggaaGTAAAGGTTAACTGGGCAACAACACCAAGTAGCCAGAAAAAAGATACATCAAGTAAGTAATGCTTGTAACAATTCTACCAAAATCATctattaaagtacagtggtacctctagttggggacacgatccattccagggtgccatttgcaccccgaaaagtccgcaactagagcagCGCTTCTGCACAAGCGCGGAGGGtgatagagtgcttctgtgcatgtgcaaagcacgcagaatgcttctgcgcacgcacggcaaaacctggaagtatacactttcGGGTTTGCCGTGTTTGCAAGCtgaaaagacacaacatgaacctaacgcaacacgaggtatgactgtaataataataataataatatttattatttgtaccccgcccatctggctggatttccccagccactctgggcggcttccaacagaaatcaaatacaaaaatatcaaacattaaaaacttccctaaaaagggctgccttcaggttttttctgaatgtcaggtagttgtttatttccctgacctgtgatgggagggcgttccacagggcgggcgccactaccgagaaggccctctgcctggttccctgtagttttgcttctcgcagtgagggaaccgacagaaggccctcggcgctggatctcagtgtccgggctgaatgatgggggtggagacgctccttcaggtatacaggaccgaggccgtttagggctttaaaggtcagcaccaacactttgaattgtgctcggaaacgtactgggagccaatgcagatctctcaggaccggtgttatgtggtcccggcggccactcccagtcaccagtctagctgccgcattttggattaattgcagtttccgggtcaccttcaaaggtagccccacatagagcgcattgcagtagtccaagcgggagataaccagagcatgcaccaccttggtgagacagtccgcgggcaggtagggtctcagcctgcgtaccaggtggagctggtagacagctgccctggatacagaattaacctgcgcttccatggacagctgtgagtccaaaatgactcccaggctgcgcacctggtccttcaggggcacagttaccccattcaggaccagggaatcctccacacctgccctcctcctgtccccccaaaacagtacttctgtcttgtcaggattcaacctcaatctgttagccgccatccatcctccaaccgcctccaggcactcacacaggaccttcacggccttcactggttctgatttgaaagagaggtagctgggtatcatctgcatactgatgaacacccagcccaaaccccctgatgatctctcccagcggcttcatatagatattaaaaagcatggggagaggacagaaccctgaggcaccccacaagtgagagcccaggggtctgaacactcatcccccaccaccactttctgaacacggcccaggaggaaggagcggaaccactgtataacagtgcctccagctcccaacccctctagccggtctagaaggatgttatggtcgatggtgtcaaaggccactgagagatccagcagaactaggaaacagctctcacctttgtccctagcccgccggagatcatcgaccagcgcgaccaaggcggtttcagtcccatggtgaggcctgaatcccgattggaagggatccaaatggtccgcttcttccaggcgtgcctggagttgttcagcaaccacccgctcaatcaccttgcccaagaatggtagatttgagactgggcgatagttggccatattggccgggtctaaagatgtttttttaagaagcggtttaatgaccgcctctttcagcggggctgggaaggctccctcacagagggaagcattcaccaccccacgcagcccatcgcccagcccctcccggctagcttttataagccaggatgggcaaggatcaaggagacaggtggttggtttcactcgtccaagcagcctgtccacatcctcggaggtaacagactgaaattgatcccacgcaactggactagacaggactctggcactctcccgccctggccctgctcccacggtggagtctatctctttccgaatctgagcgattttatccgcaaaaaactttgcaaacgcattgcaggagatcttggggtccctaccaggccccgatgacaaaggtggctccgatagattccgaaccacctgaaagagtctcctgctgctattttccgcagatgcaatagaggcggtgaagaaagtcttctttgccgtcgctatcgccacttggtaggctcgacgttgagctctaacctgtgttcggtcggattcagaatgggttttctgccaccggcgctctagccgtctcaacgattgtttcatcgccctcagctccggggaaaaccacggggctgtccgggctccatgcaaccggagagggcgcttcggagccaaacagtcaatagccctggttagctccacattccagcgggccaccagggaatcggctgaaaggccatcaacatgggataaagtatcccctaccactctctggaaaccatttggatccattaagtggcgggggcggaccatccgaattggagAGCTGAGCTTATGCACTTACTGCAGTTTGATTTTATATAGTAGCTGAATTACTTCGGTTTTATAATCTCCATAGATACTCTTTGGCTGAATAAGTTTAATTACAGGTTAAATGCAGATGTGACTTGTAAATTTAAACACAAGATTGTTTGAATTGCACCCCTGTTTACACTGAGAACTAAAGTGCTGGTTAAGAGAAATATATTTAATTGgtttttgctttccccccagatCACTtccatgtgtttgtgggagattTAAGTCCAGAAATAACAACAGAAGACATCAAGTCAGCATTTGCTCCTTTTGGTAAAATATCGTAAGTATCCTAGTTTGTATCTTAATTCACTAATACAGAGCAAGTCATAATACATGATTGTATTTTCTTCTTCAAGTTAAATGTCTTTCACTTTGTTTCTTTAAAGTCTTCTTGATAATGGGCAGTGGGTGGGGTACAGTGATCTTGTGTGTTTCTTTGCATTCAATTATCCCCCCACAAAAATTAACAAGGTCTCTGCATCAAATCAATTGAAAGCTGCATGCTTTTAACACCTGGTATGTTTGGTGGTGAATGGGTTACATTGCTGGCAAGaaaactgtgttttggttcttggaGTTTACATAAAGTTGTGTGTTAGATACATCAAAGTTTCTTACTCATCTGATAATTTTGTAGATAGTGTTGAACTGCAGGCAAGTTATATAAGGTAGTGTAGAAAGCAATAAAATCTAGTAGTGTACATTTATCATTTTGACAAGTAGTGGTGCTATATTTAGAATTCATgcatttggaaattaaaccaaacGTTTTGGTAAGTTTAGCAGCTTTCGTTTGTAGTGGTGCACAAGTGTGCCCTTCTAAAACAACCTTTTATTTTTAGTCAGTAGAAATTGGGAATAGATTTCCAAATAACTATAGCTTTTTATTTGAAGATTTTAAACATTGCAAGCGTTCCTGTTAAGTGCTATAGCATGTCTGTCTCTTTTGTTGCATAATCTAGTTTCTTCAGAGGTTTTCTTCTATTGTTTTCTTTGTCCTTTTAACAACACCAAAACAAAACTTGAACATCTTGTGTTACTTTACAGGAATATatttctgcttaaaaaaacaatCTTTTCTATATACACTCTGTACATATTTCCAATTGAAACGTAAATCTTATTTTGTCTATTTTGTTTACTTTGCTTTTTATCTCAATGTGGTAAGTAGTACTGTTTGCGAGCAAATATAAAAAAGGTTGAATACAGGTTGCTATTTCTCAATCTTTATTTATacctgagacctgcagtttttCTTAAGTCCAAGTCACAATTAAAAGTAATAGCATTCTGATTATTTTGCAGAATTGCTCATAAGAATGGACAGGATCTTGAAGCTAACTGCAAGGAACTGTGCACACTGGAACTCAGTTGTAGATTTTTCTCATTTCTATTTATTCTTATTATacattatttatatatacatatctTAGTATTTACATTTTAACATTCTATATTCAGTGCAGTTCTATATTTCCAATCATTTTAACTTACTCACTAAAATTTATGTGTAAAATTTGTTTTTCGTACTGGTGTGCTTAGCATTGTTGTTAGTTTTATTCTCCTTTCTTAAATTTCTGAAAATGTCAATTTTTCAAAATTTACAGCTGCCCAAACTCCAAAATGATGGTAGAGAATTGaccaagaaaaataaagaaatctgtTAACAGGCCATGTATGCCTTTTAATTcctatttttttcctctttttcaattttttaatatttcatattttatatcACTAGGCAGAGggcatttatttagaaaatgcaTGGTAAAAATAGTTAGAAATGTTAGAGTAATTTATAGAACAGTGAAGAGGACCCTAGCAGATAGAGTATTAGAAAAGGAAactttgttccttttttaaaatttcaaatctGAACGTAGTTGTAGAAAGTGCAGGTTATATGGATAGGTTGCATGTTTATTACATGTTTTTTTTGTCCTACTGCTTTTTTTCTAACAGGCAAAGAAGCAATAGGGAGAGTTTAGGAATGGTTATAGTTATAGGGGTTATTGAGTTTATAATAGGGAAAATTATGCTCACAATACAGTGTGTGTGGTtccttttagtttttattttgaaaatatttaatgttttcctCATATAACTGTGCTTCTCTTCCCAGGGATGCACGGGTAGTTAAAGATATGGCAACAGGAAAATCTAAAGGATATGGCTTTGTATCGTTTTATAATAAATTGGTAAGCAATCAAAAACTTTGCCACTTGTTGACACTGTATGTGTTTGAGGTATTAATATAAAAAGGGCAACTTTCCAAATCCTTTAATtctagtacagtagtacctccggttgcggatgggatccattccggagctcccAAGGTTTCCACaaccggaggtgcctgttctgcacacacacacacgcatgatAGAGCACTACTGAGCATGCGTGCGCAGAGAAACCTGGAAATACACTTACGGGTTTGCCGCGTGCGTATCCCAATGGATACATAACAAGAGGGGcacataagtagaggtaccagtGTAAAGAGACATGGCCCAACTTTCTTCTGCTATAAGGAATACTGTTctgtggaggcagaaatgctccATTCCATGAGTGGAATTTATATTTGCTTGGACCTGTGTGCACAAAATTTGAGTGCTCTGTCTATTAAGGAAGCAATTTAGCAATTCTGATACCCTTATCAGTGAATGATACCGAAGCATCTCCATTGGTAtctagtgatttttaaaaagtgtgttaaGTAGCAACAGAGCACCCCTGTACAATACTTTTTCAGTAATCAGAGCTTCTTGGACTATGTATGTACAAAGTTTCAGATTTGCAGGTGTTTTGGTTCTGAAAACCGAATCTGTTTTGCTTCGTCAGGATGCAGAAAATGCAATTGTGCATATGGGTGGCCAGTGGTTAGGAGGTCGACAAATCAGAACTAACTGGGCAACACGGAAACCGCCTGCCCCTAAAAGTACACAAGAAGTAAGTGAATAAAGGAGGTCAGCTGGGGTGCATTGGTAAATGTGAATCATTTCATTGTTATGAAATGGAAAAATAACTGAAAAGCAGTTATTTAAAGTGTCATTTGTCTTTCAGATAACACAAAACAACTGAGATTTGAAGATGTAGTAAATCAGTCAAGCCCTAAAAACTGTACAGTCTACTGCGGAGGAATTGCCTCTGGATTAACAGGTAGGGATCGCAATTCTCTTTGTAACAAATTTATTGAAGCCATTGATCATAAATATTACTAACAGAAAATGTTTCTACCTTTAGATCAGTTGATGAGACAGACATTTTCACCTTTTGGACAGATTATGGAAACAAGAGCTTTTCCAGGAAAAGGCTACTCATTTGTGAGGTAGGacaattattactatttatttgtGTCTTAAAGTAGTAAGGTATTTACAGGATAAAACATGAAAATGTTATCCAAAATCTACTGTCcttaaagagaaaggaagaattgAACCTTTAAAAGAAGATGTGGAGTTGCATTTAGAAGTAACTTGTTTTTGTCAAAAGAAGTGATAACATGTTGAATGGTGTGGGTGGTGCCCTTCATGTATTTTTTTAGAGTTTAGGACATCTATGTTGGAGGTTCTTGAACAGTTAAATCACTAAATCCCTGAATGCTGAGGATTCAGGTTCTACCTTATCTGCCATTGGACTTTTATTTTCTGTTGAAATTTAAGTTTGTAAGTTCATCTGGAAAGGGGCATGcctgttttaattgtgtttgttAAAGCACAATGTATATTAATAGCtatcatttttgcaagcaaagaaGTTTATTATTCTCACATCATTCTCTGTACTTTCATGCCGCAAAATACAGAGCAGCTTTTGCCGGCCTGGTGTCCATATAGTTTGGGCCACAGCACAGCTGGAATTTATGGGTTGGGAGCTGTTGTctgaaacatctggtgggcaccatgttggggaatgCTTCTGTAGACAATAGTGTATGTTAACTGCACCGTTTCTGTGCATATGTTGGTAAAATCTGACTTCATGTTTTGTTTCATAGGTTTTCAACTCATGAAAGTGCAGCACATGCCATTGTTTCAGTAAACGGAACTACAATTGAAGGCCATGTTGTTAAATGCTATTGGGGTAAAGAATCGCCAGATATAAGTAAAAGCTTCCAACAGGTAATTGGATTGTTCGTATAGTGTTTCCTATAGCCTCTGCATGTATCTCTCTAAGTGATTGAAGTTAGTGCATGAAATCTAGATGTGACTGCACCATTTGCAAACTGTCCTATCGAAGTAGAAGGATGCAGTCCACTTGCCCCACAGTGTGTGTACTTTGCCCAGTTTGCTGAATGTGTATATAGGTCTTAAATTACTTGCCAATAAATTGCTAATTTTAGTTGATGGAGTCTGTGTCTATTTATATACTCAGTGTGCACTCTGTTGCTTCAAGTTTATTTAAATCTTAATCCTTTTTATAATCCCTAGGTGGATTACAGTCAGTGGGGGCATTGGAGTCAAGTGTATGGGAATCCACAGCAGTATGGACAGTATGTGGCCAATGGGTGGCAAGTGCCATCTTATGGAATGTATGGACAAGCATGGAATCAACAGGGATTTAGTGTGGAGTAAGTAATTCGTTTCACTAAAATTACTGTTGGCAGACACTTTTCTCAGACAGTTTAAACTCTGATCTGGAATATTTGCCTGTGCCTTACTTGGCATCACTGTTGTTCTTGGTTAAGGAAATTTACTGTCTCTAAACACCTCTCATACTTTATATTAGTGCTAATTTTCAACCTTGATGAAATGGGGGACATGAGGGTGATGTGTTTGTCTTCAGTACTAACTACTGTTGTtctatgtcaggggtggccaactcccaagagactgcgatctactcagagttaaaaactggcagtgatctacccccctttttagggttcaggtcaaagtttttgagttttttcagggaggaggtaaaatgttgagcttttttttttaggggagtcacagttgttcagcttctttgggaggagccaatgatacctacctgttggacgtgcctgttctatGTAAATCAGCAGTTGTGAGGCTTGGGTTCACACACCCtgcaattttcatttaaaaaatgaactttgGTTT
The sequence above is drawn from the Lacerta agilis isolate rLacAgi1 chromosome 5, rLacAgi1.pri, whole genome shotgun sequence genome and encodes:
- the TIAL1 gene encoding nucleolysin TIAR isoform X1, producing MEDDGQPKTLYVGNLSRDVTEVLILQLFSQIGPCKSCKMITEQPDSRRVNSSVGFSVLQHTSNDPYCFVEFYEHRDAAAALAAMNGRKILGKEVKVNWATTPSSQKKDTSNHFHVFVGDLSPEITTEDIKSAFAPFGKISDARVVKDMATGKSKGYGFVSFYNKLDAENAIVHMGGQWLGGRQIRTNWATRKPPAPKSTQEVNNTKQLRFEDVVNQSSPKNCTVYCGGIASGLTDQLMRQTFSPFGQIMETRAFPGKGYSFVRFSTHESAAHAIVSVNGTTIEGHVVKCYWGKESPDISKSFQQVDYSQWGHWSQVYGNPQQYGQYVANGWQVPSYGMYGQAWNQQGFSVDQTPSAAWMSGFGAQPAQGQAAPVIPNQAGYVFYITDFKKNDIKDAFS
- the TIAL1 gene encoding nucleolysin TIAR isoform X2 encodes the protein MEDDGQPKTLYVGNLSRDVTEVLILQLFSQIGPCKSCKMITEHTSNDPYCFVEFYEHRDAAAALAAMNGRKILGKEVKVNWATTPSSQKKDTSNHFHVFVGDLSPEITTEDIKSAFAPFGKISDARVVKDMATGKSKGYGFVSFYNKLDAENAIVHMGGQWLGGRQIRTNWATRKPPAPKSTQEVNNTKQLRFEDVVNQSSPKNCTVYCGGIASGLTDQLMRQTFSPFGQIMETRAFPGKGYSFVRFSTHESAAHAIVSVNGTTIEGHVVKCYWGKESPDISKSFQQVDYSQWGHWSQVYGNPQQYGQYVANGWQVPSYGMYGQAWNQQGFSVDQTPSAAWMSGFGAQPAQGQAAPVIPNQAGYGMASYQTQ